One Denticeps clupeoides chromosome 12, fDenClu1.1, whole genome shotgun sequence genomic window carries:
- the tpra1 gene encoding transmembrane protein adipocyte-associated 1 homolog isoform X2 — MFLMWKLPSARAKIRLTSSPIFITFYILVFVVAAVGITRAIVSMTVSTSSAATIVDKVLWEITRFFLLAIELSVIIFGLAFGHLESKSSIKRVLAVTAVLALAYSITQGTLEILYPDHHLSAEDFNIYGHGGRHFWLASSCFFFLVYSLIVILPKTPVRERIPLPSKKSFYVYAATLSLLNFVQGLGSALLCANITEGLCCVDVTTFLYFSAFAPLIYVTFLKGFFGSEPKILFSYKSQIDEPDDTDVHLPPTSSGGLGRRDFDHSSYSSTQIDGSGAYLDDVVSGPYGVGSINSIDSDRWRAMNA; from the exons ATGTTCCTCATGTGGAAGCTGCCTTCAGCCAGAGCAAAGATCCGCCTCACGTCAAGCCCCATCTTCATCACATTTTATATTCTG GTGTTTGTAGTGGCAGCTGTCGGCATCACCCGGGCTATAGTGTCCATGACTGTAAGCACATCCAGTGCCGCAACGATTGTAGACAAG GTGCTGTGGGAGATTACTCGCTTCTTCCTGTTGGCTATTGAGCTCAGTGTGATCATCTTTGGCCTGGCTTTTG GTCACCTTGAGAGTAAATCCAGTATTAAACGCGTGTTGGCTGTTACTGCGGTGCTGGCGCTGGCGTATTCgattacacag GGCACTCTGGAGATACTGTATCCAGACCACCATCTTTCAGCAGAAGACTTCAACATATATGGCCATGGAGGACGGCATTTCTGGCTGGCCAGCTCCTGCTTCTTCTTCCTG GTTTATTCCTTAATTGTCATCCTTCCTAAAACTCCAGTCAGGGAGAGGATACCCTTACCAT CTAAGAAGAGTTTTTATGTGTATGCTGCCACCTTGTCTCTACTGAACTTTGTACAGGGACTTGGAAGTGCCCTCCTCTGTGCCAACATCACAGAGGGTCTCTG tTGTGTTGACGTGACCACATTCCTCTACTTCTCTGCGTTCGCTCCACTCATCTACGTGACATTCCTCAAGGGATTCTTTGG TTCTGAGCCTAAGATCCTGTTCTCCTACAAGTCTCAGATCGATGAGCCAGATGACACAGATGTCCATCTGCCCCCAACGTCATCTGGCGGTCTGGGCAGGAGGGATTTTGACCACAGCTCCTACTCCAGCACTCAGATTGATGGCTCTGGAGCCTACCTGGACGATGTGGTATCAGGCCCCTATGGAGTAGGCAGCATCAACAGCATTGACAGTGATCGCTGGAGGGCCATGAATGCTTAA
- the tpra1 gene encoding transmembrane protein adipocyte-associated 1 homolog isoform X1 yields the protein MLDSVTLARLAQEVNGTALPTSPENTSMLPTWPPERNVTKPHRCLLVLYEDINDSRVRFWDLLLLVPNVAFFMFLMWKLPSARAKIRLTSSPIFITFYILVFVVAAVGITRAIVSMTVSTSSAATIVDKVLWEITRFFLLAIELSVIIFGLAFGHLESKSSIKRVLAVTAVLALAYSITQGTLEILYPDHHLSAEDFNIYGHGGRHFWLASSCFFFLVYSLIVILPKTPVRERIPLPSKKSFYVYAATLSLLNFVQGLGSALLCANITEGLCCVDVTTFLYFSAFAPLIYVTFLKGFFGSEPKILFSYKSQIDEPDDTDVHLPPTSSGGLGRRDFDHSSYSSTQIDGSGAYLDDVVSGPYGVGSINSIDSDRWRAMNA from the exons ATGTTGGACTCTGTCACCTTGGCGAGGCTCGCGCAGGAAGTCAACGGGACCGCGCTCCCCACGTCGCCGGAGAACACGTCCATGCTTCCCACCTGGCCGCCGGAGAGGAACGTCACCAAGCCGCACCGCTGTCTTCTGGTGCTTTACGAAGACATAAATGACTCCAg AGTTCGCTTCTGGGACTTGCTGCTGTTGGTCCCTAATGTGGCCTTCTTCATGTTCCTCATGTGGAAGCTGCCTTCAGCCAGAGCAAAGATCCGCCTCACGTCAAGCCCCATCTTCATCACATTTTATATTCTG GTGTTTGTAGTGGCAGCTGTCGGCATCACCCGGGCTATAGTGTCCATGACTGTAAGCACATCCAGTGCCGCAACGATTGTAGACAAG GTGCTGTGGGAGATTACTCGCTTCTTCCTGTTGGCTATTGAGCTCAGTGTGATCATCTTTGGCCTGGCTTTTG GTCACCTTGAGAGTAAATCCAGTATTAAACGCGTGTTGGCTGTTACTGCGGTGCTGGCGCTGGCGTATTCgattacacag GGCACTCTGGAGATACTGTATCCAGACCACCATCTTTCAGCAGAAGACTTCAACATATATGGCCATGGAGGACGGCATTTCTGGCTGGCCAGCTCCTGCTTCTTCTTCCTG GTTTATTCCTTAATTGTCATCCTTCCTAAAACTCCAGTCAGGGAGAGGATACCCTTACCAT CTAAGAAGAGTTTTTATGTGTATGCTGCCACCTTGTCTCTACTGAACTTTGTACAGGGACTTGGAAGTGCCCTCCTCTGTGCCAACATCACAGAGGGTCTCTG tTGTGTTGACGTGACCACATTCCTCTACTTCTCTGCGTTCGCTCCACTCATCTACGTGACATTCCTCAAGGGATTCTTTGG TTCTGAGCCTAAGATCCTGTTCTCCTACAAGTCTCAGATCGATGAGCCAGATGACACAGATGTCCATCTGCCCCCAACGTCATCTGGCGGTCTGGGCAGGAGGGATTTTGACCACAGCTCCTACTCCAGCACTCAGATTGATGGCTCTGGAGCCTACCTGGACGATGTGGTATCAGGCCCCTATGGAGTAGGCAGCATCAACAGCATTGACAGTGATCGCTGGAGGGCCATGAATGCTTAA